The stretch of DNA GGTGCATTTGCATCCAGAAGCGATGGTTCAATGTAATACTCCAGTACCAAATTGCGGAATTTATCACCCAAATGGGGATGAAGATTTTCACATTCTTTCGATACGCAATCAGCATAGTCGAGCCATGCGAGAAATTCCACCAGCTGGGGGCGTCCTATGAATTCCGGGGCGTCTGAATCACGTGGATTGAGCCCCCAAGAGACATTGGCATCCTCAATATCTTCAGGATTCATATCCTCAGGAATTCTCTGGCAGAGATACCACACTTTTTCCATAAGGTACGTTCCAAAGTCATCGAGGCTACCCTTCATGGCGCAACAGGAGAGATCAATTGAAGGGAGGGAAGTCAGAATGAGGGCTGCCTCACCGGCACGTACTACAATTGTATGATCCGGACTGTCTAGGTACAGCATTATGGTTTCCAAGAGTGTGAAACGATCCTCTTTATCGTCACAATCACAGGTGAAGGGGGGTGCTTTGGAACTTGACACACTATCGCGATGACTCGAATTACTATCACAGACTTCTGGATCTGGCTGGTCTGCCTGTTCTGGCTGACCATTTGGTGTGTTATCACTCGTGGTGGACACTGTGGGTTCTTCTGGCACAAGGGAAATCCTCTTTGATTCCTTTGAGCAATCAAACAGAGGATTCCTAACTGGTGTCTTTGTTGGGGACATCCCCCTGAGGGTTGATGTAAGCGGAACTAAATGCTGATGCGATGGCAGGAATAAATTAACATAAGACGGATTCTTCCGGACTAGGGCAGCCACGGTGCTCAGAAGGAGAATCTCTTCCTTCTCATACGGTGACCCATTTCCATTGCACAGTGTCAGGAGTTTCTGCAGTGGAAGAAAGACACTGCTGTGATTTATGGGTGGATCATCGAGACACGAGAGGAATCGTCGAATCCATGACAGAATGTGAACTCTAATTCCCGGAGGGGCATCCAAAATTGCACGTTCTGCAAGAAAATCCAGTGGGTTTGTCTCCAGCATGTACTCAAGACACTCTCGAGACTTCTGGACGTCTTTCTCTGCATCTGGAGACTGCTCCTTCACAAGGATCTGAAGCATTTCTTCCAGGTGAACAGGGACATTTGTATTGGTAATGTGTACCCTGGGTAGGTCCCTATCATCTGCATAGAAATTCCTCACTATCCGCCAGTGATACTCAAAATCTTGTTGTGGAGTCGGTGGTGGTGCCAACTGGAAAATAAATCCAAGGTCTTATATCAACAAACCATAAATTCTCACGATGTTTTTGTTgctctaaaattaattctttaccACATCCGCAGCACTCTGGAGGGCATCTGAAAGTCTCCCAAACATCTTATCCAGCACTTTGAGTCTTCCGCAACTGAACATACAGCACTTCACACTGCACGCGTCTACAGGGacatatttgaaaaattttcacagaatttttctttgattttccaccttttcCACAAATCCTCTATTTTCGTTTGTTAATTCTCGCCTACAAATCACAGCTATTGCAATTGaccaaagaaatgaaataatctTGCACAAAGTGCGCATAGAGATCCAcgagatttaaataaaaaataaataagaaaaattcatgaattattgatttatcactattgtagaatatttttaaagttaattaaagGATTTCTATAAAgttaagtttaattaatttttaggagcgatgtaagaaaaagaatcacaaatCCTTTTAACTCGGCTCAACCGTATGAGAAGCTTATGATGCACGTCGCATGTGCCATGATGCATGCAGCATAAATGGACGATTGTATTCTCTTGTTGTGAATTTTCGTGTGGTGTgatggaataataaaaaatcaattttaaccaATCAATAGGAGTTGAATCCAGCTATTTCGTGGTCTCGAATTAATAATTAACTCCCACAGAAGGGAGTGGTGCAGAAGATTTCAGCAAACGCGCGGGATAAACTGCGTTTTTTGGGTGAGAAAAAACTTATCCTTTTGTCTCTGTATTCCTTTTATGTGTGGAATTTTGTAAACAAGCGCAGGTTCAGGAAGAGACTcccaatatttattatttattcacctCGTAAGTGTTATATCACATTGCCCTCCTGGCCACCTACCACCCCCCAGGGTCATGTGGAGAATTTGTGCAGCAGCAGTGTGTGGTGctttaaaagggaaaattaggAAATCCATTGGCGATTTGATAGAGAGTGGAGTGAAATTCAGGGACATTGCCACCCACTCATAACTTGCACCAcgcaaaaatcattttcttcaatcatTTTTATGAGTCGTctataaaattgcaaatgatGTGCTTATCCGTTTCTCCGTGCTGTCTTTCTTTCAGAATCTATACGACAACACAATGACGTCAATTACCGGCAATCGCACACACAGAGTGTAAAGATAGCCAAGTGATCCGGAGGCACGAGACACTGGCGTAAGTGATCTCACAAGAGACGCCAAATTTCTGCAGAGGGTATTGCTGTGGGAAAATTCGCAAGTGGAGAGAAACAAAGTCTCCTCGCTATCTACATAATTCCCATTCTGTGTACAGAAGAAATTTACACATCATcgagaatttatatttttgtcaaCTGTCTGGAGGGGTGGAGAAGAGCAAGTCAAGTGTCTGCAAGTGAACCAAGTCAGATGGTATGTAGGGAATGGGAGTGAAAAGTTACCCATCGTCCTTCTTCACTTCTCTTATCCACTCTCAAAcagcttcgtttttttttcctttatctcCATAAAAACAACATTAGGACATTATTATTTCGAGTATTTCAGCATGTAGCACACAATTTCACATCATTTgcacaattttatatttttcttctcctctaTTCTTCTACTCTATGCTcttttgtttgaaagaaaagtgCACAGTGATAGAACGCAAGTAGAACGGAAAGAGAGATGCCAACGACAATGATGAAGGCAACGGCACACAAGAGAACAGGGAGAATTGCAAGGAGAATCCtgtcaagaaaattaaataggcTGAAAGGTATATTTTGTTAtggaacattttcattttattttccccccATTTTGACCCCCTTGTCCCCTttcaagatgaaaaaaataaaacaataataacgtgaaaataataaatgagcGCAAAATGCGATTGCAATGCAACTAATGATTGAAACTAAAAATCactttgatcaatatttttctctcttcctaCTTCTCAAAACATCCCCATATTGACGTCCTCCATGTGTTTTAATAGCAAGTGTTGGTCACCCTTGGGAAGTACTTGTGTATgagctgtgtgtgtgtacttGCCACAGAGGAATGTTCAAAATATCT from Lutzomyia longipalpis isolate SR_M1_2022 chromosome 1, ASM2433408v1 encodes:
- the LOC129786369 gene encoding FHF complex subunit HOOK interacting protein 2A-like; the protein is MFSCGRLKVLDKMFGRLSDALQSAADVLAPPPTPQQDFEYHWRIVRNFYADDRDLPRVHITNTNVPVHLEEMLQILVKEQSPDAEKDVQKSRECLEYMLETNPLDFLAERAILDAPPGIRVHILSWIRRFLSCLDDPPINHSSVFLPLQKLLTLCNGNGSPYEKEEILLLSTVAALVRKNPSYVNLFLPSHQHLVPLTSTLRGMSPTKTPVRNPLFDCSKESKRISLVPEEPTVSTTSDNTPNGQPEQADQPDPEVCDSNSSHRDSVSSSKAPPFTCDCDDKEDRFTLLETIMLYLDSPDHTIVVRAGEAALILTSLPSIDLSCCAMKGSLDDFGTYLMEKVWYLCQRIPEDMNPEDIEDANVSWGLNPRDSDAPEFIGRPQLVEFLAWLDYADCVSKECENLHPHLGDKFRNLVLEYYIEPSLLDANAPFMLLLMAKIVRQIHSPAFLNEIATWLVAEENISDIVGGDCLLTILIDNCQYNTHLVFHTLLFVESLLDNPNERILHAMLFCYLNRRGYCDPTTQTTQTWSDEEDERQKRRGSATIAIKSRTLAPSNIMKIINCFLLLLPRQMVNEGVGTCYEEYMKDANQHYKTWIKKTENFNWPIEAIFPDKEDATPECISPISGAVVPSRGPKRESQCNDSGISEENFYEGPLLKLLFRHIRCMPTQPYEFNLGIIAVMSKLALLPHPYLHEILLNPEISVAPGASTLWSVLQDVARQLLLEIPRIEGFQEKIAQTEERLLTNPPLISEPSDRNEMLFEAIVVLKEFCKELAAIAFVKYNRSTE